The following are encoded in a window of Novosphingobium sp. ZN18A2 genomic DNA:
- a CDS encoding septal ring lytic transglycosylase RlpA family protein, which translates to MRLNWREIRSRAAGPAPVRARRAPVPALAPALAPAIAALTLSACASHPAYRPVSDVPVRIGPAYTVRGTTYRPAAQPDYDMLGYATWYGNESGTQTASGERFRPAWITAAHKTLPLPSYVEVTALGTGRRIIVRINDRGPFGDPARIIDLSKGAAEELGIRAQGKAAVRVRVIAPPEKDRKRLREGKAAEALPPVRGRVLESLREQFERGVGPL; encoded by the coding sequence ATGCGCCTGAATTGGCGGGAAATCCGCAGCCGCGCGGCAGGTCCGGCGCCCGTTCGCGCGCGGCGCGCGCCTGTACCCGCCCTGGCACCCGCCCTGGCACCCGCCATTGCCGCCCTCACCCTTTCCGCTTGCGCCTCCCACCCGGCCTATCGCCCGGTTTCGGACGTGCCGGTGCGCATCGGGCCGGCTTATACCGTGCGCGGCACGACCTATCGGCCCGCCGCGCAACCGGATTACGACATGCTGGGCTATGCCACGTGGTACGGCAACGAAAGCGGCACGCAGACCGCCAGCGGAGAGCGGTTCCGCCCCGCCTGGATCACCGCCGCGCACAAGACCCTGCCGCTGCCCAGCTATGTGGAAGTCACCGCGCTGGGCACCGGACGGCGGATCATCGTGCGGATCAACGATCGCGGTCCGTTCGGAGATCCCGCGCGGATTATCGACCTGTCAAAGGGCGCCGCGGAAGAACTGGGCATTCGCGCACAGGGCAAGGCGGCGGTGCGGGTGCGCGTGATCGCCCCGCCCGAAAAGGACCGCAAGCGATTGCGCGAAGGCAAGGCGGCCGAAGCCCTGCCCCCGGTGCGCGGCCGCGTGCTGGAATCGCTGCGCGAACAGTTCGAGCGCGGGGTGGGTCCGCTGTAG
- the uvrA gene encoding excinuclease ABC subunit UvrA, with amino-acid sequence MSLSEITIRGAREHNLKGFDVVLPRDRLIVITGLSGSGKSSLAFDTIYAEGQRRYVESLSAYARQFLEMMQKPDVEHIDGLSPAISIEQKTTSRNPRSTVATVTEIYDYMRLLWARTGVPYSPATGLPIEAQTVSNMVDRVMALPDGTRLYLLAPVVRGRKGEYRKELAEWQKSGFTRVRIDGEMYAIEDAPALDKKYKHDIEVVVDRLAVREGIETRLADSFETALKLAEGLAYVDLADGNVPGREEEDTGGAQEQKLKGAGLPPNRIVFSEKFACPVSGFTIESLEPRLFSFNAPMGACPACDGLGEKLLFDPQLVVPNETLSLKKGAIVPWAKSNPPSPYYMQVLASLAKAYEFDLDTPWNDLEPDQRMIILHGTGGMPVPLTFKDGRKEYTVNKAFEGVIGNLNRRMLQTESAWMREELSRFQAAHPCEACGGKRLKPEALAVKVAGEDISTVTRFSVGDAVGWFKDLPARLTDQQNQIAKAILKEIDERLGFLNNVGLDYLNLDRTSGTLSGGESQRIRLASQIGSGLSGVLYVLDEPSIGLHQRDNDRLLETLKRLRDLGNTVIVVEHDEDAIRHADHIVDLGPGAGVHGGEIVAQGALKDILKAKHSLTGQYLSGKRSIEVPKTRRKGNGHTVRVENASANNLKGVTAEFPLGTFCCVTGVSGSGKSSLTIDTLQAGASRMLNGARVIAGAHDAIRGLEMCDKVIEIDQSPIGRTPRSNPATYTGAFTQIRDWFAGLPEAQARGYKPGRFSFNVKGGRCEACQGDGLIKIEMHFLPDVYVTCEECGGKRYNRETLEVKFKGHSIADVLDMTIEDAEEFFKAVPPIRDKMHMLNEVGLGYVKVGQQATTLSGGEAQRVKLAKELSRRSTGQTLYILDEPTTGLHFEDVRKLLEVLHRLVDQGNSVVVIEHNLDVIKTADWIVDLGPEGGVRGGEIVAAGTPEQIATEERSFTGAYLKPLLDVRQ; translated from the coding sequence ATGAGTCTATCCGAAATTACGATACGCGGCGCGCGCGAGCATAACCTGAAGGGTTTCGATGTCGTGCTGCCGCGCGACAGGCTGATCGTGATCACCGGTCTTTCGGGATCGGGCAAGTCCAGCCTTGCCTTCGATACGATCTATGCCGAAGGGCAGCGCCGCTATGTCGAGAGCCTTTCGGCCTATGCGCGCCAGTTCCTCGAGATGATGCAGAAGCCCGATGTCGAACATATCGACGGGCTTTCCCCCGCGATCAGCATCGAGCAGAAGACGACCAGCCGCAACCCGCGCTCCACCGTGGCGACGGTTACGGAGATCTACGATTACATGCGCCTTTTGTGGGCGCGCACGGGCGTGCCCTATTCGCCCGCCACGGGCCTGCCGATCGAAGCGCAGACGGTGTCCAACATGGTGGACCGGGTCATGGCGCTGCCCGATGGCACGCGGCTTTACTTGCTGGCCCCGGTGGTGCGCGGCCGCAAGGGGGAATACCGCAAGGAACTGGCCGAATGGCAGAAATCGGGCTTTACCCGCGTGCGCATCGACGGGGAGATGTATGCGATCGAGGATGCCCCCGCGCTCGACAAGAAATACAAGCACGACATCGAAGTGGTGGTCGATCGCCTGGCCGTGCGCGAAGGGATCGAGACGCGGCTGGCCGACAGCTTCGAAACCGCGCTGAAGCTGGCCGAAGGGCTGGCCTATGTGGACCTGGCCGACGGCAACGTGCCGGGGCGCGAGGAGGAGGACACCGGGGGCGCCCAGGAACAGAAGCTCAAGGGCGCGGGCCTGCCGCCCAACCGCATCGTGTTCAGCGAAAAGTTCGCCTGCCCGGTCAGCGGCTTCACCATCGAGAGCCTGGAGCCGCGCCTGTTCAGCTTCAACGCGCCGATGGGCGCGTGCCCCGCGTGCGACGGGCTGGGCGAAAAGCTGCTGTTCGATCCGCAGCTCGTGGTGCCCAACGAAACGCTTTCGCTGAAGAAGGGCGCGATCGTGCCGTGGGCGAAGTCCAACCCGCCGTCGCCCTATTACATGCAGGTGCTGGCCAGCCTGGCGAAAGCCTATGAGTTTGACCTCGATACGCCGTGGAACGATCTGGAGCCCGACCAGCGGATGATCATCCTGCACGGCACGGGCGGGATGCCGGTGCCGCTCACCTTCAAGGACGGGCGCAAGGAATACACCGTCAACAAGGCGTTCGAAGGCGTGATCGGCAATCTCAACCGCCGGATGCTGCAGACCGAAAGCGCCTGGATGCGCGAGGAGCTGAGCAGGTTCCAGGCCGCCCACCCGTGCGAGGCCTGCGGCGGCAAGCGGCTGAAGCCCGAGGCGCTGGCGGTGAAGGTGGCGGGAGAGGACATTTCCACCGTCACCCGCTTCAGCGTGGGCGACGCGGTGGGCTGGTTCAAGGATCTGCCCGCCAGGCTGACCGACCAGCAGAACCAGATCGCGAAGGCCATCCTGAAGGAAATCGACGAGCGGCTGGGCTTCCTCAACAACGTGGGCCTCGATTACCTCAACCTCGACCGCACCAGCGGCACGCTTTCGGGCGGGGAGAGCCAGCGCATCCGCCTTGCCAGCCAGATCGGCAGCGGGCTTTCGGGCGTGCTCTATGTGCTGGACGAGCCTTCCATCGGCCTGCACCAGCGCGATAACGACCGGCTGCTGGAAACGCTCAAGCGCCTGCGCGATCTGGGGAACACCGTGATCGTGGTGGAGCACGATGAAGACGCGATCCGCCATGCCGACCATATCGTCGATCTTGGCCCCGGCGCGGGCGTCCACGGCGGAGAGATCGTGGCGCAGGGCGCGCTGAAAGACATCCTGAAGGCGAAGCACAGCCTCACCGGCCAGTATCTTTCGGGCAAGCGCAGCATCGAAGTGCCGAAAACCCGCCGCAAGGGCAACGGCCACACGGTGCGCGTCGAAAACGCCAGCGCCAACAACCTCAAGGGCGTGACGGCCGAGTTCCCATTGGGCACCTTCTGCTGCGTCACCGGCGTATCGGGCAGCGGCAAGTCCTCGCTCACCATCGACACGCTGCAGGCGGGCGCCAGCCGCATGCTCAACGGCGCGCGGGTGATCGCGGGCGCGCACGACGCGATCCGCGGGCTGGAAATGTGCGACAAGGTGATAGAGATCGACCAGTCGCCCATCGGCCGCACCCCGCGCAGCAACCCGGCCACCTATACCGGCGCCTTCACCCAGATCCGCGACTGGTTCGCCGGCCTGCCCGAAGCGCAGGCGCGCGGGTACAAGCCGGGGCGCTTCAGCTTCAACGTGAAGGGCGGGCGGTGCGAGGCGTGCCAGGGCGACGGCCTCATCAAGATCGAAATGCACTTCCTGCCCGACGTTTACGTCACGTGCGAGGAATGTGGCGGCAAACGCTATAACCGCGAAACGCTGGAGGTGAAGTTCAAGGGCCACTCCATCGCCGACGTGCTGGACATGACGATCGAGGACGCGGAGGAGTTCTTCAAGGCCGTGCCGCCCATCCGCGACAAGATGCACATGCTGAACGAGGTGGGGCTGGGCTATGTGAAGGTGGGCCAGCAGGCGACCACGCTATCGGGCGGCGAGGCACAGCGGGTGAAACTCGCCAAGGAACTCAGCCGCCGCTCCACCGGGCAGACGCTCTATATCCTCGACGAGCCGACCACCGGCCTCCACTTCGAGGATGTGAGGAAGCTGCTGGAGGTGCTGCACCGGCTGGTCGACCAGGGCAACAGCGTGGTAGTGATCGAGCACAACCTGGATGTGATCAAGACGGCGGACTGGATTGTTGATCTTGGGCCTGAGGGCGGTGTGCGTGGGGGGGAGATTGTTGCCGCCGGAACTCCCGAACAGATCGCCACGGAGGAACGGTCGTTTACCGGGGCATACCTCAAGCCATTGCTCGACGTGCGGCAATGA
- a CDS encoding DNA cytosine methyltransferase: protein MSTKFTFASLFSGAMGLDLGLEEAGGACVFANEIDKGAIATMRLNRPEMPIFDDSIENLTQRKFTEMSGIAAGELDLLAGGPPCQSFSVYGNREGTLDPRGQMVFEYLRMVRELKPKTFLMENVRGLHSMPLVPKKRTNDVNDFEIWMSEKGSLLQELLKGFTQAGYQAQAFLVNSANYGAPQIRERLMILGNRLGGQASMPKPTHSNRPEDRLPPFTSLRDVIGKDFCDPCPELMNFSARKLRYLSMVPPGGNWRSLPVDIQKESMGKSWYLKGGRSATWRRLSWDFPSPTVVTMPNHASTSMCHPDDLRALTVGECAAIQEFPSDWKFAGTTAEKYRQIGNAVPVRLGKVAGDAIAKLLCDTEAQAPTDFGIPSEAHNAPDVIHIRPHIRTKRYWHKGEALAGNHSYYDDDLRLFA from the coding sequence ATGAGCACCAAGTTCACTTTCGCGTCGCTTTTCTCAGGCGCAATGGGTCTGGATCTGGGATTGGAAGAGGCAGGCGGCGCATGCGTGTTTGCGAACGAGATCGATAAGGGTGCGATCGCCACGATGCGGTTGAACCGGCCCGAAATGCCGATCTTCGACGATTCCATTGAAAATCTGACCCAGCGTAAATTCACGGAAATGTCGGGCATCGCTGCAGGCGAACTTGATCTTCTTGCTGGCGGTCCGCCGTGCCAGTCATTTTCGGTTTACGGCAATCGTGAAGGGACACTGGATCCGCGTGGGCAAATGGTCTTCGAGTATCTGCGAATGGTGCGAGAACTGAAGCCCAAAACCTTCTTGATGGAAAATGTTCGCGGCCTTCATTCAATGCCGCTTGTTCCCAAAAAGAGAACGAACGACGTAAATGATTTCGAGATATGGATGTCGGAAAAGGGGAGCTTGCTTCAAGAACTACTGAAGGGTTTCACCCAAGCCGGCTATCAGGCCCAGGCCTTTTTGGTGAATTCGGCAAACTACGGCGCACCGCAAATTCGGGAGCGTTTGATGATCCTTGGCAATCGTCTGGGAGGGCAGGCTTCGATGCCCAAGCCGACACATAGCAATCGTCCGGAAGATCGATTGCCGCCATTCACGAGTTTACGTGACGTAATCGGAAAAGATTTCTGCGACCCTTGCCCTGAACTGATGAATTTCAGCGCAAGGAAACTGCGATACCTGTCGATGGTGCCTCCTGGCGGCAATTGGCGCAGCCTTCCCGTGGACATCCAAAAGGAATCCATGGGCAAAAGTTGGTATTTGAAAGGTGGTCGAAGTGCGACCTGGCGACGGCTGAGCTGGGATTTTCCAAGCCCCACCGTCGTGACAATGCCAAATCACGCATCAACAAGTATGTGCCATCCTGATGATCTACGCGCCCTGACCGTAGGCGAATGTGCAGCAATTCAAGAATTTCCGTCCGATTGGAAATTCGCGGGCACGACGGCGGAAAAATACCGACAGATAGGCAATGCCGTGCCGGTGAGGCTGGGAAAAGTCGCCGGAGACGCGATTGCAAAGCTCTTGTGCGATACAGAAGCGCAAGCGCCTACAGACTTTGGTATTCCATCTGAAGCGCACAACGCTCCAGATGTCATTCACATTCGCCCTCATATCAGGACAAAGCGGTATTGGCACAAAGGAGAGGCGCTGGCTGGAAATCACAGCTATTACGATGACGATTTACGACTATTCGCTTAG
- a CDS encoding CHRD domain-containing protein, with product MNRPILIAAAALSAAGLSATPATAESGTMLSTQLQGANEVPGPGMTGATGQASVMVYPDRGYVCWSLDVQNAGTPNGAHIHKATAGREGGVVVPLETPEGGMSQGCKKVDKALAADLATNPAGYYINVHNAEYPKGAVRGQLMP from the coding sequence ATGAACCGCCCGATCCTGATCGCCGCCGCCGCACTTTCCGCCGCGGGCCTTTCCGCGACGCCCGCGACCGCCGAATCCGGCACGATGCTTTCCACCCAGTTGCAGGGCGCGAACGAAGTGCCCGGCCCAGGCATGACCGGCGCGACGGGCCAGGCCTCCGTCATGGTCTATCCCGACCGGGGCTATGTCTGCTGGTCGCTTGACGTGCAGAATGCCGGAACGCCCAACGGCGCGCACATTCACAAGGCCACGGCCGGACGCGAAGGCGGCGTTGTCGTGCCGCTGGAAACGCCGGAAGGCGGGATGAGCCAGGGATGCAAGAAGGTGGACAAGGCGCTTGCCGCCGATCTCGCCACCAATCCGGCAGGCTATTACATCAACGTGCACAATGCCGAATATCCGAAGGGCGCGGTGCGCGGCCAGCTTATGCCGTAA
- a CDS encoding argininosuccinate synthase has product MSKGNESIKRVVLAYSGGLDTSVILKWLQVTYNCEVVTFTADLGQGEELEPARKKAELMGIPDKHIYIDDLREEFVRDFVFPMMRANARYEGDYLLGTSIARPLISKRLIEIACETGADAIAHGATGKGNDQVRFELCAYALDPNIKVIAPWREWDLTSRTALIAWAEAHQIPVPKDKRGESPFSTDANLLHTSSEGKVLEDPWEETPDYVYSRTANPEDAPDAPEYITIDFAKGDGVALNGKAMSPATLLTELNELGRKHGIGRLDLVENRFVGMKSRGMYETPGGTIYAIAHRGMESITLDRGAAHLKDELMPKYAELVYNGFWFAPEREMLQAAIDHSQERVNGTVRLKLYKGLAQVVGRKSPDSLYSERHVTFEDDAGAYDQKDAAGFIKLNALRLRLLAQRDRG; this is encoded by the coding sequence ATGAGCAAGGGCAACGAATCCATCAAGCGCGTCGTGCTGGCCTATTCGGGCGGGCTCGACACTTCCGTCATCCTCAAGTGGCTGCAAGTCACCTACAATTGCGAAGTGGTGACCTTCACCGCCGACCTCGGCCAGGGCGAGGAGCTTGAGCCGGCGCGCAAGAAGGCCGAGCTGATGGGCATCCCCGACAAGCACATCTATATCGACGATCTGCGCGAGGAATTCGTGCGCGACTTCGTGTTCCCGATGATGCGCGCCAACGCCCGTTATGAAGGCGATTACCTGCTGGGCACCTCGATCGCGCGCCCGCTGATTTCCAAGCGCCTGATCGAAATCGCGTGCGAAACCGGGGCAGACGCCATCGCCCACGGTGCGACCGGCAAGGGCAACGACCAGGTGCGCTTCGAACTGTGCGCCTATGCACTCGATCCCAACATCAAGGTCATCGCGCCGTGGCGTGAGTGGGATCTCACCAGCAGAACCGCGCTGATCGCCTGGGCCGAAGCGCACCAGATCCCGGTGCCGAAGGACAAGCGCGGCGAAAGCCCGTTCTCTACCGACGCGAACCTTCTGCACACCTCATCCGAAGGCAAGGTGCTGGAAGATCCGTGGGAAGAGACGCCCGACTATGTCTATTCGCGCACGGCCAATCCCGAAGACGCGCCGGATGCGCCCGAATACATCACCATCGACTTCGCAAAGGGCGATGGCGTCGCGCTGAACGGCAAGGCTATGTCGCCCGCCACGCTGCTGACCGAGCTGAACGAGCTTGGCCGAAAGCACGGTATCGGTCGGCTCGACCTCGTCGAAAACCGCTTCGTCGGTATGAAGAGCCGCGGCATGTATGAAACCCCGGGCGGCACGATCTATGCGATCGCGCATCGCGGCATGGAAAGCATTACGCTTGATCGCGGCGCGGCGCACCTCAAGGACGAGCTGATGCCCAAATATGCCGAACTGGTCTACAACGGCTTCTGGTTCGCACCGGAACGCGAGATGCTGCAGGCGGCGATCGACCATTCGCAGGAACGCGTGAACGGCACCGTGCGCCTGAAGCTCTACAAGGGGCTGGCACAGGTTGTTGGCCGCAAGTCGCCCGACTCGCTCTATTCCGAACGGCATGTGACGTTCGAAGACGATGCCGGTGCATACGATCAGAAGGACGCTGCGGGCTTCATCAAGCTCAACGCCCTGCGCCTGCGCCTTCTGGCGCAGCGGGATCGCGGCTGA
- a CDS encoding MATE family efflux transporter, whose translation MSGLPSALTRRAILAQAWPIILGQTTVPLVGLVDTAVIGRTGDAAALAGVALGSTIINFVFWTFGFLRMGMTSMTAQAHGSRDDAEVEAMLLRGLALGFALGLLLLAAQVVLVPLAFALLAGGEKLDAAAHGYVTARFLGAPAALAVYAINGWLLGLGRTRAALALQIVMNLVNAALDIAFVWHFGFGARGVGLGTACAEWTALAAGLFIATRETGGLLVLRGLRSRALFAGQALKRLFAVNADIMVRTVALLLLFAWFTNAGARLGATALAANQVLMQFVSVSAFVLDGFAFTAEARIGSAIGAGSAEAMRRAMRLAAEFCVASGIAFAALFMLAGEPLVGLLTTNADVRTVAGSMLPFAAIIPAIGAPAWLLDGVFIGVTRTRALRNAAIAATALYIATDLALRGQGETGVWIALCLAYIYRALALGMHLPALLRTVESRQ comes from the coding sequence GTGTCCGGTCTCCCTTCCGCGCTGACCCGCCGCGCCATCCTTGCGCAGGCATGGCCGATCATCCTCGGCCAGACGACGGTGCCGCTTGTCGGCCTTGTCGATACCGCCGTTATTGGTCGCACCGGCGATGCCGCCGCACTGGCCGGCGTGGCGCTGGGCAGCACGATCATCAACTTCGTCTTCTGGACCTTCGGCTTCCTGCGCATGGGGATGACGAGCATGACCGCGCAGGCCCACGGCAGCCGGGACGATGCCGAAGTAGAGGCCATGCTGCTGCGCGGACTTGCGCTTGGCTTTGCGCTGGGCCTGCTTCTTCTGGCCGCGCAAGTCGTGCTGGTGCCGCTTGCCTTTGCCCTTCTGGCCGGCGGGGAAAAGCTGGACGCGGCCGCGCACGGCTATGTTACCGCGCGCTTCCTGGGCGCACCGGCGGCGCTTGCCGTCTATGCGATAAACGGCTGGCTGCTGGGGCTGGGACGCACGCGGGCCGCGCTCGCGCTTCAGATCGTGATGAACCTGGTCAACGCCGCGCTCGACATCGCTTTCGTCTGGCATTTCGGATTCGGCGCGCGGGGCGTGGGACTGGGCACCGCCTGCGCCGAATGGACCGCGCTGGCAGCGGGCCTTTTCATCGCCACACGCGAGACCGGCGGCCTTTTGGTGCTGCGCGGCCTTCGATCCCGCGCGCTTTTCGCCGGTCAGGCACTGAAGCGCCTGTTCGCGGTGAACGCGGACATCATGGTGCGCACTGTCGCGCTGTTGCTGCTTTTCGCGTGGTTCACCAATGCCGGCGCCCGGCTTGGCGCCACCGCGCTGGCCGCCAACCAGGTGCTGATGCAGTTCGTATCCGTATCCGCCTTCGTGCTCGACGGGTTCGCGTTTACCGCCGAGGCGCGGATCGGTTCGGCCATCGGCGCCGGGTCGGCAGAGGCAATGCGCCGCGCGATGCGCCTTGCAGCGGAGTTCTGCGTTGCTTCCGGAATCGCCTTTGCCGCGCTGTTCATGCTGGCGGGCGAACCGCTTGTCGGCCTGCTCACCACAAACGCGGATGTGCGGACGGTTGCCGGTTCGATGCTGCCATTCGCCGCGATCATTCCCGCCATCGGCGCGCCCGCGTGGCTGCTGGACGGCGTGTTCATCGGCGTGACGCGAACCCGCGCCCTTCGCAACGCGGCGATTGCCGCGACCGCGCTTTACATCGCGACCGACCTGGCGCTGCGCGGGCAAGGCGAAACCGGCGTGTGGATCGCGCTGTGCCTGGCCTATATCTATCGCGCGCTGGCGCTGGGGATGCACCTGCCCGCGCTTCTGCGCACGGTTGAATCGCGGCAATAA
- a CDS encoding transporter substrate-binding domain-containing protein — MFGCRKVSSGILYCLLALLAAFIAAPSAMAQDAAHTSGADMAVATHEAPPFAMKDDKGKWHGLAIDLWRKIAAEHKLGFHFEEADLADMVDGVADGRYGASVGALTITAAREKKVDFTQPFYTTGFGIAVRNESPGFLSMVSAFFTWSFLKAVLALLTLLAFVGFLFWLVERRHNPEQFGEGWGGIGSGLYFSAVTMTTVGYGDKSPQTSAGKAIAIVWMFAAIIVISTFTGMIASSLTAGHLQGAVTGPDDLPSVKVGSVPDSASQGWLASDRIPFTGYATVQDGLAALRDKKIDAFVYDAPILRYEVKSGKNMDGLRVLPGSFGRQDYGFALRQNSPLRESIDVSLLHAVQSDAWRSEVAQVLGKRD, encoded by the coding sequence ATGTTCGGTTGCAGGAAAGTATCGTCCGGAATTCTCTATTGCCTGCTTGCCCTGCTTGCAGCCTTCATTGCTGCCCCATCCGCGATGGCGCAGGATGCGGCACACACGTCCGGCGCGGACATGGCGGTTGCCACGCACGAGGCGCCGCCGTTCGCGATGAAGGACGACAAGGGCAAGTGGCACGGGCTGGCTATCGACCTGTGGCGCAAGATCGCGGCCGAGCACAAGTTGGGCTTCCATTTCGAGGAAGCGGACCTTGCGGACATGGTCGATGGCGTGGCCGACGGTCGATATGGCGCCAGCGTCGGCGCTTTGACGATCACCGCCGCGCGAGAGAAGAAAGTCGATTTCACGCAGCCGTTCTATACCACCGGCTTCGGTATCGCCGTGCGGAACGAATCACCCGGATTCCTCTCGATGGTGAGCGCGTTCTTCACCTGGAGCTTTCTGAAAGCCGTGCTGGCCTTGTTGACCCTGCTGGCGTTTGTGGGCTTCCTGTTCTGGCTGGTGGAGCGGCGGCACAATCCCGAACAGTTCGGGGAAGGCTGGGGCGGCATCGGTTCGGGCCTCTATTTCTCCGCCGTCACGATGACCACGGTCGGCTATGGCGACAAGTCTCCGCAAACGTCCGCCGGCAAGGCCATTGCCATCGTATGGATGTTTGCCGCGATCATCGTTATTTCCACTTTCACAGGCATGATCGCGTCTTCGCTGACGGCAGGCCACTTGCAGGGTGCGGTAACGGGGCCGGACGATCTTCCGTCGGTGAAGGTTGGATCGGTGCCGGATTCGGCCAGCCAGGGCTGGCTGGCAAGCGACCGTATTCCATTCACCGGATATGCCACCGTGCAGGATGGCCTCGCCGCGCTGCGAGACAAGAAAATCGACGCCTTCGTCTATGATGCGCCGATCCTGCGGTACGAGGTGAAGAGCGGGAAAAACATGGACGGCCTGCGCGTGTTGCCGGGCAGTTTCGGCCGGCAGGACTATGGCTTTGCCTTGCGGCAGAACAGTCCCTTGCGCGAATCGATTGACGTTTCGCTGCTCCATGCGGTGCAAAGCGATGCGTGGCGCAGCGAAGTGGCGCAAGTGCTGGGCAAGCGCGACTGA
- a CDS encoding cyclopropane-fatty-acyl-phospholipid synthase family protein — MMLLDRALKRLVTHGTLTVRQPDGKAKRYGTPEAGWPDLELTLKDRKVASYIARHPQLGLAEAFMDDRIDIGGGDILDFISFMRRNNPWEKEGLFEPPGLISRTVDTLSSKFDQVNQRNASRKHVAHHYDLGDQLYELFLDENRQYSCAYWDEGVETLEQAQIAKMNHIAAKLDLRPGMRVLDIGCGWGGMAMHLNRVAGVKVHGVTLSREQIAYAKQWAEREGVAGDVTFGFTDYRDVTGPYDRIVSVGMFEHVGAPNFDTFFQTCHDLLADDGAMLIHTIGRVGPPGVTDAFTRKYIFPGGYIPALSETVAASERAHLLATDIEILRVHYGKTIREWYKRCEANHDLIVERYDERFYRMWMFYLAGAATVFEDGNMVNFQIQYARRRDVLPLTRNYIHDAEKAFAAVGSSDAKVVPIGQGR; from the coding sequence ATGATGTTGTTGGACCGCGCGCTGAAGCGCCTGGTGACGCATGGAACGCTGACTGTCCGCCAGCCGGACGGGAAGGCAAAGCGATACGGTACGCCCGAAGCGGGGTGGCCCGACCTCGAGCTTACCCTGAAGGACCGCAAGGTTGCCTCGTACATCGCGCGCCACCCCCAGCTTGGGCTGGCAGAGGCGTTCATGGACGACCGCATCGACATCGGCGGCGGCGACATTCTGGACTTCATCTCTTTCATGCGCCGGAACAACCCGTGGGAAAAGGAAGGCCTGTTCGAACCGCCGGGCCTGATCTCCCGCACGGTCGATACGCTGTCCAGCAAGTTCGACCAGGTCAACCAGCGCAACGCTTCGCGCAAGCACGTGGCGCACCACTATGACCTGGGCGACCAGCTTTACGAGCTGTTCCTTGACGAAAACCGGCAGTATTCCTGCGCTTATTGGGACGAAGGCGTCGAAACGCTGGAGCAGGCGCAGATCGCCAAGATGAACCACATCGCGGCCAAGCTGGACCTTCGGCCCGGCATGCGCGTTCTGGATATCGGCTGCGGCTGGGGCGGCATGGCGATGCACCTCAACCGGGTGGCGGGCGTGAAGGTCCACGGCGTAACGCTGTCACGCGAACAGATCGCCTATGCCAAGCAGTGGGCCGAACGCGAAGGCGTGGCGGGTGACGTGACGTTCGGCTTTACCGACTATCGCGACGTGACCGGCCCGTATGACCGCATCGTTTCAGTCGGCATGTTCGAGCATGTCGGCGCGCCGAATTTCGATACGTTCTTCCAGACCTGTCACGATCTTCTGGCCGATGACGGCGCCATGCTGATCCACACCATCGGGCGCGTCGGCCCTCCCGGCGTTACCGATGCCTTCACGCGCAAGTATATCTTCCCCGGCGGCTATATCCCCGCCCTTTCGGAAACGGTCGCCGCCAGCGAACGGGCACACCTTCTGGCCACCGATATCGAGATATTGCGCGTCCACTACGGCAAGACGATCCGCGAATGGTACAAGCGCTGCGAAGCGAACCACGACCTGATCGTCGAGCGGTACGACGAACGCTTTTATCGCATGTGGATGTTCTATCTGGCAGGCGCGGCGACGGTGTTCGAAGACGGCAACATGGTCAACTTCCAGATCCAGTACGCCCGCCGCCGCGACGTGCTGCCGTTGACGCGCAACTATATTCACGACGCGGAAAAAGCCTTTGCCGCCGTGGGATCAAGCGATGCCAAGGTGGTCCCGATCGGACAGGGACGCTAG
- a CDS encoding glycine zipper 2TM domain-containing protein, which produces MKKPILAVTMAAFALPMATPALADPPPWAPAHGHREHEAERHYYRTDNGIRYWRDDRGRYRCRRSDGTVGTLVGGVAGALVGRSIDTHGDRTTGTVLGAAAGALIGHEIAKGPAHCR; this is translated from the coding sequence ATGAAGAAGCCCATCCTCGCGGTCACGATGGCCGCTTTCGCCCTTCCCATGGCCACGCCGGCGCTGGCCGATCCGCCGCCCTGGGCACCCGCCCACGGGCATCGCGAGCACGAGGCGGAGCGCCACTATTACCGCACGGACAACGGCATCCGTTACTGGCGCGACGATCGCGGCCGCTATCGCTGCCGCCGCTCAGACGGGACGGTCGGCACGCTGGTTGGCGGCGTTGCCGGCGCGCTGGTCGGCCGGTCGATCGACACACATGGCGATCGCACCACTGGAACCGTGCTGGGGGCCGCTGCCGGCGCCCTGATCGGACACGAAATCGCCAAGGGCCCCGCTCACTGCCGTTGA